CATGGGCGGTCCCCTGGCGTACACGACGGCGGAGACGTTCGCCGCGTTCGCGGCGGTGCACGGCCCCGGCCCGCTGCGGCCGGAAGGCGTCGCCGCGGCTGTCGACCGGATCGAGGAGGTGCTGCGCCGTGGCTGACGCGAAAGTCATTCCGATCGGTGACGGCGGCCGGCGGGGCCGCGGCCGGGGCGAGGTGCCGGGCGGTGCGCCCGGCGAGCCGCCGCCGGCGCCGCCCCCGCCGCCGGGGGCGAGCGGCGCGGGCGACGGGCTCGACCGGGCGCTCGCGCGCACGTTCGCGTTCCTGCGGCGCCGCCTCACCGGTGAGTACGAGGTCGACGACTTCGGCTACGACGCCGAGCTGACGGACGAGGTCCTGCTGACGGTGCTGCGGCCGGTGTTCGAGCGGTACTTCCGGGTCGAGGTCCGGGGCATGGAGCACGTGCCGGCCGAGGGCGGCGCGCTCCTGGTCGCCAACCACTCGGGCACGCTGCCGTGGGACGGCCTGATGCTCCAGGTCGCCGTGCGCGACCACCACCCGGCCGACCGGCACCTGCGGCTGCTCGCGGCCGACTTGGTGTTCCAGCTGCCGGTGGTCAACGAGCTGGCCCGGAAGGCGGGGCACACGCTCGCGTGCGCCGAGGACGCCCAGGAACTGCTCGAACGCGGTGAGCTCGTCGGGGTGATGCCCGAGGGCTTCAAGGGGCTGGGGAAGCCGTTCGCCGAGCGGTACAAGCTCCAGCGCTTCGGGCGCGGCGGGTTCGTCGCCACGGCGTTGCGTGCGGGGGTGCCGATCGTGCCGTGCTCGATCGTCGGCGCCGAGGAGATACACCCGATGCTGGGGAACTCGCGGGTGATGGCGCGCCTGCTGAACCTCCCGTACTTCCCCGTCACGCCCACGTTCCCCTGGCTGGGCCCGCTGGGCGCGGTGCCGCTGCCGACGAAGTGGACGATCCAGCTGGGCGAGCCGATCGAGACCGCGGGGCACCCGCCGGAGGCGGCGGAGGATCCGATGCTGATGTTCCAGCTGACGGACCAGGTCCGGGAGACGATCCAGCACACGCTGTACAAGCTGCTGGTGGCCCGGCGGTCCGTGTTCTTCTAGGAACTTTCTCGCGGGCGGGAGTACGGCAACGCCGGGCCGTTGCCGTACCGGTCCGCGGTGTGCGAGCCCGGCCGGTTCGGCCGTGGCTCCGCGTGTGCCGGGTGCGGCACGCGTCCGGGCGGTGGGTCGCGGTCAGCGGTCCCGGTCGACGTCGAGTCCGAGGCCGGGGAGCAGGTCGTCGACGAGGGGCGGGATGGTGATGTCGGGCTCGGGCAGCGGGTCGTCGGAGGCGGAGGGGCCGGCCGGCGAACGGTCGTCGGTGGCGTCGGGAGCGGGCAGCGCGGGATCGAGGAGCCCCGGGCCGTCGAGCAGACCGCGGCGTTCCCCCTCGGTCTCCTCGGGGCGCGGCGTCTCGCCCTCGGGTGTGCCCTGGCCGTCGCGCGTGTCGTCCCCGGCGGAGGGGCCGGCCGGGGCGGGCGGCTCCGGGGCCGAGGGCGGGCGGGCCGCGGGTCCCGGCGGTGCCTCGGCCGATGTGGCCTCCCGCGGGTCCTGCGGGAACAGCCGCTGGAGGGGCGCGGTCTCCTGGTCCATCGCGTCGAAGACGTCGCTGACGTCGTCGCCGACGTCCCGCAGCTGCACGGGCAGTTGGCTGCGGACCTCGGCCCAGGTGACGCGGTGGCTCTCCGAGAACGCGGACAGCGACTGCATCGGGTCGATGGAGCCGTCCGCCTGGTAGGCCCGGCTGAGCAGCCGGTGCCCCTCGGCGGCGTCGTCCCGCATGCTGGCCAGGGCGCGGCGGATGGCGTCGAGGTCCTCGTGGTCGAGGTCGCCGGACCGGCCGCGGTCGAGCAGCCGCCTCGCCTCGTTCAGCCGGGTGGAGGCGTGGTCGAGGTAGACCCGGCCGCGGTCGGCGTCACCGCTGGTGAAGTCGAGCCGCAGGTCCTCCATGCCGCGCTTGAGCCCGTAGAGGGTGTCGCCGGGGAGCGCGTCGGTGCTCGCCGCCGCGACACCGCCGAACGCGCCCGCCGCGACGCCCATGGTCAGGCCGCCGGCGGCGAGTCCCTTGGTGAGCCGGGTCCTGGGCCTGAGCCGGGCGAAGCCGCTGCCCCGGACGGCGCGGTGCGTGCCGCTCGCGCCCCGCGCGCGGCGCTGCCCGGGCACCGGGTCCGCGCCCCGCGTGCGCGGCCCGGGGGGCGTGCCGGCCGGCGCGGGGGCCGGCGTCTCCTGGGTGGCACCCCCGGCCGCGCCCCGGGCGCCGACTGCGTCCGCCGGGGAGGCGGCCGACTCGCTCGCAGCCGCCATCGCGGCGACGAGCAGGGCGCGCTGCGCGGACTTGGTCTCGGCCGTCAGCTCGGGGCGCGGCACGGACGCCAGCCTGTCCACGACCGACAGCAGGGCGGCCTGCTCGCCCCCGGCCCCGGTCGGGCCCACCGCCGTCTCCTCGTCGGCGGGCCGCGGCCGGTCGGGCCGCGACTCGTCGAGGAGATGGGCGAAGGCGTTGGCCCGGCGGCTCGCCGATACGGATCCGATCACGGGCGGCACCTCCTCTCGTCACACGAAGGACTCCCCACTGCGGACAGAAGTTTCTGGTGCCGCCCAGGTACACCCGATCGAGTGGCGGGGGACCTGCGCGG
Above is a genomic segment from Streptomyces marincola containing:
- a CDS encoding lysophospholipid acyltransferase family protein, giving the protein MADAKVIPIGDGGRRGRGRGEVPGGAPGEPPPAPPPPPGASGAGDGLDRALARTFAFLRRRLTGEYEVDDFGYDAELTDEVLLTVLRPVFERYFRVEVRGMEHVPAEGGALLVANHSGTLPWDGLMLQVAVRDHHPADRHLRLLAADLVFQLPVVNELARKAGHTLACAEDAQELLERGELVGVMPEGFKGLGKPFAERYKLQRFGRGGFVATALRAGVPIVPCSIVGAEEIHPMLGNSRVMARLLNLPYFPVTPTFPWLGPLGAVPLPTKWTIQLGEPIETAGHPPEAAEDPMLMFQLTDQVRETIQHTLYKLLVARRSVFF
- a CDS encoding DUF5667 domain-containing protein, whose protein sequence is MIGSVSASRRANAFAHLLDESRPDRPRPADEETAVGPTGAGGEQAALLSVVDRLASVPRPELTAETKSAQRALLVAAMAAASESAASPADAVGARGAAGGATQETPAPAPAGTPPGPRTRGADPVPGQRRARGASGTHRAVRGSGFARLRPRTRLTKGLAAGGLTMGVAAGAFGGVAAASTDALPGDTLYGLKRGMEDLRLDFTSGDADRGRVYLDHASTRLNEARRLLDRGRSGDLDHEDLDAIRRALASMRDDAAEGHRLLSRAYQADGSIDPMQSLSAFSESHRVTWAEVRSQLPVQLRDVGDDVSDVFDAMDQETAPLQRLFPQDPREATSAEAPPGPAARPPSAPEPPAPAGPSAGDDTRDGQGTPEGETPRPEETEGERRGLLDGPGLLDPALPAPDATDDRSPAGPSASDDPLPEPDITIPPLVDDLLPGLGLDVDRDR